A stretch of DNA from Xyrauchen texanus isolate HMW12.3.18 chromosome 31, RBS_HiC_50CHRs, whole genome shotgun sequence:
CTACAGTGAATGTTTGCCTGTGAGATTCAACTAAATAGATGAACTCAAATGATACAATTGTCACTGAGAGTGGTGAAAGTATGGATTGCGTGTGCCAAgtgagttttgtgtgtgtatccCACCATATTTCTTTGGAATGAAAGACTGAAGACTGCCTGAGGGGCATTCTATGGAAAGAGGACATACATAACATGATTAAACAAACCATTCTCTTACCATGGCttccaataataattataatgcacTGATTTCAAAGAGGGACATCTGAAGAGAAGCTACTCAACCACCATAACATCCGAATCACAAAGCTATTCATGGGGAAGTTAAAGGTGTAAATGAGCAAAAAGCTGGTGACTTGAATGCTCTGAAGAAAGCAAGGCTTGATATATTCCAAAACAGATGGTATGAAATCTTTGGGTAGATTCTCTTCATAAAATGGCATCATGTTTGAAATGTCTGGGTAGATTCTCTACATAAAATGGCATCATGATTGAAACGTCTGGCTCTAATTGTATGAACCTTAGCCTCAATTTATTATACAGACAAAGTCACTTTCAGTTTGTAAGTTTTATAACATGAACatttaattgaattgcctaaAGTGCGCATGAACTGGgacaacacatttttttctttacGCACAAAAATACAATGTTGTTTGAAGCACTTCACTGTTTTCACTTTGAAAACCAATATTCGTATCTAGCTGCATGTTAGGCCTGGATGCATCACACTGAACGGGTTTTACACTCCTCATCCCTACGTTACAAAATGCTTCCACCCAAAAGCCCCTGAAATCAATTCACATGAGTCTATGGATAAAGACACTACTATAATGTAAATGTGAACAAATAAATGGTCAGAGAGAAACATTAATTGCACGgggctactttaaaaaaaaaaaacacaaaagaacataaaAACCTCATTCTTTTAATTATAAAGTCAATACTCAAAGAGTACTGCGTCCATGTCAAGTGAGGGATGCAAGGCCAGAGATGGCTGTTGTTTACTTTGTAAATCCAGCAAAACATGCATATTTGCTATTGGCAGGATTTATAGCCAGTTCTTTACCCTCTTTAGTAACAATGACATCTCTaactcattcagttttaaaatggaaaacatctAGAACAATGAATATGCCTATTACGTGACAAAGTCTATCCCTTTTGTAATGAAAACTTTCTTTACCCATCTACCTTCTCTTTTACAACAGGTAATTTTAAATTTGGTTATATTGTTGTTGATCTGGGCAGCCATCTGCACTACTTGGGCAGTGACTAAGAATAATAGTCATAAAGTTCCTTTTAGCACAAATTTGTGGTTTTGATGGTACAAATACAATTGAAAGTGTCTCTGCCCTAAGGCCCCTCACACTCAAATAGGACTATAGGAAATTGCTTTGTGTATGTGATTGTGGTGTTCATCATGTGTAAGCCTAGGCATGTCAATTAAAATTGTTAACATTGTGTTCTCACTCACACAGGTCCTCTTTACAATCTATTCCAATTACGCTGTGCCTTTTATATAAATCTGAAGCCTATGTGAATTTAACATCAGTCCAAGCCAAAAATTCTATAAATTGTGGACAATTTGGAATAACCACAGATATTAAGTGTGGCTTACTCCTCAGTTAGCCATGAATTCGATAAACAAAACTGAGCGAAAATACTTGGTTTTACAAAAGTCTAAAAAAATTGGTTTATAGAAAAAGTGAAACGTATGTTAAAGGCACAGTCATTTGACTTTAGAGAATGTGAGATCTGACAGGATAGTCAAAGAGTGCTTTATCTGCAAAAgcaaagaggtgtgtgtgtgtgtgtgtgtggaaggggGGGGTGTCAGCTCAGAAGCATTGACTAAATTTGATTTATCCCTTTCCTCCATTTTCTGAGATCTGTTTTCATGTAGGACCAAAACTGACACACGCTCACATTTTTACAACCAAGCATGTGTGCACACATGTGTGAAGTGGTGTGGGGCTATCGATATGGGGACGCCGATGTGTGTTGGTTAAAGTAATCAGGGCGGCGTAGGAGGGGCTCCTTGTGTGTTGAAGGTGGCTCATACACTCTTGATGAAGCAGCAGTGCCAGGGGCAGCAAGGTGTTGCGCATCCAATGTGGTTGGAGGCATCATGGGCATCggaggtggtggtggaggtggTGGGTAGTTGTACTGGTATTGCTGATACTGCTGGTACTGCTGGTATTGTTGATACTGTTGGAACTGCTGGTACTGTTGATAATACTCTGCATAGCACCTGAagtgaattatatataaaaaataaatacaacagtATGTTAAGATGTGCTGTGATGACTTCATTGAAAGCAGTTAGAGCATGCTGAATACCTGACCTGGAATTATTTATGTGCCTTATGGAGTCAAAATAGCTAGGAAGTCAGCCTAGACTTTACCTTGCAATCGGGTCTCCATTTttaactgcaggaatttctggtcCACCAGGTGGTGTTGGAAGAAGGGCCCGCCGTTTGGGTCGTGTCTGGGAGAATGGCTGAGGAACTGGATCAGGCAGTAATGGGGCTGAGCGCCGGATTGGGCTTCGGTCTCTGTCAGATTTGGTCACGGCTTGCTGTTCTGCCAGCACTTGTTGCCCCTGCTCAAAGAATCGAGCCCGGGCAGCTTCAAAGATGGCTTGGGAGGCAGGCTCTGTGCCTTCCGTGGTCCCATAAATTGGACTGGCACTGTAAGCAGAGGAATTTACTCCATAGGCTGGGTTAACACAAGCGGCACCTGATGGCGCCTCTGCTTCAGTGGGGTAGCCAGCCGCAGCCTGGCTCTTGGCTGAATTAAGCACCTGGTTTGCGACGGCACCGTAAACTTGACTTGCAAGAGCCCCGTAGACTGCAGCGCTAACGGGTTTGCCATCAACCCTGGAAGTGGTCAAGTCTTTCAGAGCTGCAAACGTAGGGTCACTGCTTGCCGTGTTGTAGAAAGAGTTGTGGACACTCTGTTGAACCTGAAGGGGAAGccctgcagcagcagcagcggccGCAGCCAAAACAGCTGCTTGACTCTGGTGGTGTTCAATGGGAGGCCTGTTGATCGGACATTCACCTGCAAAGTGGCCGTGTGCACCGCAGCTGGCACATGGTACCTTGTTTGTAGTCAGCTGTGCCTTCGAGAGCTCTACTGCAAGTGGACGACCCATAAATAAGGTCCCGTGAACACCCTCGATGGCTTGTTCTGCGTCCTCTTTGCGCTCCATGTACACAAAGGAGTAGCCTACTAAAGAGGAGGGCTTAGCTGTCAAAGAAAAATGAATAACATTAACAACAAATTACACACAGATAAAAAGTGAGATGTATATGCATACTCAAATGAGTGTGCGACTTACTCTTTACTTTTTCACAATCAAGAACTTTGCCGTAAGGTAAGAAGAGATCAAAAAGATTTTCAGTTGTACAGGAAGCACACAAGTTTCCCACAAATACTTTGATGGAATTGAGGGGCCTTCCTTTGGATTCCTCAACTACAAGGTTCCGGCCGTGGTACTCTAGACCATTCAGATCGCGGATGGCACGGTCAGCAGCCCCTTCTCCCTGCAGATGGACAAAGGCAAATTGCCTCAGTACAGTTATGTTGACCACTTCTCCGTAAGAGGCAAAAAGCCCTATTAGTTCATCTTGAGTTGTGTCCGAATCCAGATTCCCAACAAAGAGCTTCACACCGTTGCTGTCGTCCATTGCACCCCAGAATACCTAGAAATAGGGAACATGCCTTATTTCTTAAGGCTATACAGTGGGCCCAAAATTTAAGGCGCACATATCAAATTGAAGTTGGACCGGTTCAGCCGGATGACAAACATTAATGGGCTAGttaatcaaaacatttttttattttcacttaccctAACGTTGAGCAAAAGCcgaatttcttctgtggaacaaaaagggGGATgttatgttaggcagaatgttaggggaCTGACAGCctccctcagtcaccattcacaataccaccttgttaaaaaaaaaagtattatgcatttctcctttgtgttccacataagaaataaaatgatacggGTTTAAAACGGCATTGGGTGAGAAAATAACGACAACTGTTTTgggtgaaattacattttaataagataATCAATCAAATAAAATCGCGAGCTTGAGATTATAAATACCTTTGGTCTTTATAACAGAAGCTACTTGTTTGTGTAACTGGGGTGATAGACGCAAGCAAAATGGTGAAAATGTTTTACACCATACAAGCCCGCCAGATGCGAGCCGTCGCTTCGCTTCAAGAAAGCGCTACACTCACCGAGTGTCTAATGACAAATATAGGCGATTTAGTAACATACTGTTAGCTAGTTCAATTTAAACGTTTCCCTCAAAACATACGCCCTTATGAACCCCACAAGATAAGCCGTATATTTCATTACAACCCGTCAAGGAGTAAAAATAAATGCGTAATTACCACGCGCAAAGTTAGCTAGCCACGCGCACTCAACACTGCTGATAGCACAACTAGCTCGCTATCaaccaaaaacaaagaaattattaaaCATATCGCGGGTCACACTCACTGTGAAAACAATTCGGAGACGACACCAGAAGATAATACAGTAACTCCAAGACTTAAGGTAACAATCTCGACAGAACTGTTGTCTACCCTCTTACCTATAGCGCTGTTGAGACTTCATATCCGTTTTCCGACTGCTAGACGGTGTTCATGGCGTCGAGTCCGTGTGAGTGCAAACAACAAGACGGAAATATCTGGTACTTGATAAACTGTAGTTCTTCTAAATTTCACAGGAATGACCCAACATAGATAGAAAAAAATCCTGGCAGAGATAAttgattgtattatttatttatttaaacagaatAATATGTTGTCGAATAAACCCTTTAGAAACATTTAGCCATTAAAACACCttcacagcagcagcagcagcaacagcaacaacaacaacaacaacaacaacaacaacaacaacataataaatatagctgcgagcagcgatggcgggcccaagccggtggcaccgccacccccgtgcctttagggttgctgtgcacgatgggcaataacgtaacctcgcttcgACTGTCGAGAaggtgtgtgctgtagagctcgcatcagtgtgtgctctgcaaaagtgcgcatcgagggcacatatcgaccacaaagtatgcgtgagcacccttccgatacctaaaatgaaaaatgagacactctacggtctcatggagttaatggacacatgaaataagtacacaacactgaaaattcatatgaagtgtgccatttaggacagggcctatgaccgtgaaccacaatatcaaatcaaatcaaatcaaatcactttattgtcacactaccatgtacacaagtgcaacagtaggtgaaattcttgtgtgcagttccgagcaacatagcagtcatgacagtgacgagacatataccaattacaataaacaacatacttacacaaaacaatttacatatcaaatgtacacatacttacacaaaacaatttacaaatcagatgtacacatacttacacaacacaataattatatacaatgcagaatatagaacagaatatacaatacaatacaataagtgggagtatatgaaatatatatgtgtatatacatatatatagcagttgtattgaggagaatatgttgacagtccagtgtgagattatagattaataaagtgcagtgctaattattgatcctgatagatcaagagttcaacagtctgattgcttggggaaaaagctatcatgtagtcggctggtgcgggtcctgatgctgcgataccgcctgcctgatggtagcagtgagaacagcccatgacttgggtgactggagtctctgatgatcctccgagcttttttcacacacgcctggtgtatatgtcctggaggaggaagctcacctccgatgatgttcctggcagttcgcaccaccctttgcagggctttgcagttgtactgcggtgctattgccgtaccaggcggtgatgcagccagtcaggatgctctctacagtgctggtgtagaaccgtgtgaggatgtggtggttcattccaaacttcctcagccgtctcaggaagaagagagctggtgagccttcttctacaacggcctcagtgtgggccggaccatgtgagttcctcagtaatgtgggcaccgaggaacttgaagctgctgactctctccaccggtgctccattgatggtgatggggctgtgttctccgtctttcttcctgaagtccacaacaagctccttggttttactggcgttgagggagaggttgtgctcctgacaccagcgtgtcagagtgtgcacctcctctctgtaggctctttcatcattgtcagtgatcagacctaccaccgtcgtatcgtcagcaaacttaatgatggcattggagctatgtgttgccacacagtcatgtgtgtacagggaatacaggagtgggctgagaacacagccctgcgaggctccagtgttgagggtcagtgatgaggaggtgttgctgcccattctaaccacctgacgtctgcctgacaggaaatccaggatccagctgcacagcgagctgtttaagcccagagcccggagtttctcatcaagcttggagggcactatggtgttgaatgctgagctgtagtctacaaacagcattctcacatatgtgttcctttttccaggtgggagagagcagtgtgtattgtagatgcaatggcatcatcagtggagcggttgttgcggtaggcaaactgcaatgggtccaaagagggggcagaacagagcagatgtgatctctgattaacctctcgaagcatttgctgatgatgggggtcagagcaacaggacgccagtcatttaagcatgtgattatagcttgcttcggtacaggcacaatggttgatgttttgaagcatgtggggactacagacagggagagggacagattgaaaatgtccgtaaaacaccagccagttgattcgcgcacgctctgatggcgcggcccggaatgccgtctggacccgcggctttacggatgttcacccgtcggaatgatcgggttacatccacaacagagacggagagtgaatcaacctctgtagcgtcagcagcgagtgctctctccgcgagggcggtgttactgtcctcaaaacgagcataaaatgtattaagttcgtccgggagagatgcagcggtgttcatggcggagactttattccgcttgtagtccgtgtaGTCCGTGTAtccaatagtcacatctatgagataattcaaatgtagaataatttttgatggcataggatgtcataggtcaatatcttttgcagcacttaaatgtgtttatccagaaggccagtatttatctggaggtctttgtacaggtttatcaatgtaattataatttacgcttatgtgttcctatgatatgcaatggaagtacatttttatgtttaacatgggtgtattcacaatacatagcatgcgatataatatcttaagattatttatcattatgttaagtagggcctacatcacacaaat
This window harbors:
- the rbm14a gene encoding RNA-binding protein 14a: MDDSNGVKLFVGNLDSDTTQDELIGLFASYGEVVNITVLRQFAFVHLQGEGAADRAIRDLNGLEYHGRNLVVEESKGRPLNSIKVFVGNLCASCTTENLFDLFLPYGKVLDCEKVKTKPSSLVGYSFVYMERKEDAEQAIEGVHGTLFMGRPLAVELSKAQLTTNKVPCASCGAHGHFAGECPINRPPIEHHQSQAAVLAAAAAAAAGLPLQVQQSVHNSFYNTASSDPTFAALKDLTTSRVDGKPVSAAVYGALASQVYGAVANQVLNSAKSQAAAGYPTEAEAPSGAACVNPAYGVNSSAYSASPIYGTTEGTEPASQAIFEAARARFFEQGQQVLAEQQAVTKSDRDRSPIRRSAPLLPDPVPQPFSQTRPKRRALLPTPPGGPEIPAVKNGDPIARCYAEYYQQYQQFQQYQQYQQYQQYQQYQYNYPPPPPPPPMPMMPPTTLDAQHLAAPGTAASSRVYEPPSTHKEPLLRRPDYFNQHTSASPYR